A stretch of Aeromicrobium tamlense DNA encodes these proteins:
- a CDS encoding cell division protein FtsQ/DivIB, whose protein sequence is MSDRFSEKLRLKRRRSRWRIAGIVLLVLLVAGAVWAIWFSSLFETRETTVSGTEHVPVERVVRVAQVPLGEPVLRVDTDAIEERVAALKPVRSVRVERDLPHTIRIVVTERTAVAWVDRSGTPWAVDATGVVYRPLNSRPGHLPQLDVDADDRRVVAATARVAADIADGDRELLADTNAITAETRDSIELALTRDRTVVWGSAEEAGPKLAVLRPLLQIEASSYDVSAPERPTTLE, encoded by the coding sequence ATGAGTGACCGCTTCAGCGAGAAGCTCCGGCTCAAGCGGCGCAGGTCGCGCTGGCGCATCGCGGGGATCGTGCTGCTCGTCCTCCTCGTCGCGGGCGCGGTCTGGGCGATCTGGTTCTCGAGCCTCTTCGAGACGCGCGAGACCACGGTCTCCGGCACCGAGCACGTCCCGGTCGAGCGCGTGGTGCGCGTCGCCCAGGTGCCGCTCGGCGAGCCGGTGCTGCGCGTGGACACCGACGCGATCGAGGAGCGGGTCGCCGCGCTCAAGCCCGTCCGGTCGGTGCGCGTCGAGCGCGACCTCCCGCACACGATCCGCATCGTCGTCACCGAGCGCACGGCCGTGGCGTGGGTCGACCGCTCGGGCACGCCGTGGGCCGTCGACGCGACCGGCGTGGTCTACCGGCCGCTGAACTCGCGCCCGGGCCACCTGCCGCAGCTGGACGTCGACGCCGACGACCGCCGCGTCGTCGCGGCCACCGCCCGCGTGGCGGCCGACATCGCCGACGGCGACCGCGAGCTGCTCGCCGACACGAACGCCATCACGGCCGAGACGCGCGACTCGATCGAGCTCGCGCTGACGAGGGACCGCACGGTCGTGTGGGGGAGTGCGGAGGAGGCCGGGCCCAAGCTCGCCGTCCTGCGACCGCTGCTGCAGATCGAGGCCAGCAGC